In Ensifer canadensis, a genomic segment contains:
- the secG gene encoding preprotein translocase subunit SecG, with protein MQTVLLVIYLMVVVALIGVVLIQRSEGGGLGIGGGSGFMSARGTANALTRTTAILAALFFVLALAMGILARYQPQATDILDRIPGTSSGGGVLDSLGGGNTQAPAGGATQQPATGNGATAPAPATTGEAPASGATTTQTPAGGANGNTGSQVPSGQ; from the coding sequence ATGCAGACCGTACTACTCGTCATCTATCTCATGGTCGTCGTTGCCCTGATCGGCGTCGTTCTCATTCAGCGCTCCGAAGGTGGTGGCCTCGGCATCGGCGGTGGCTCGGGCTTCATGTCCGCACGCGGCACTGCCAATGCGCTGACCCGCACGACGGCGATCCTCGCGGCACTGTTCTTCGTTCTGGCCCTGGCGATGGGTATCCTCGCCCGTTACCAGCCGCAGGCGACCGACATCCTCGACCGTATTCCGGGCACCAGCTCGGGCGGCGGCGTCCTCGATTCGCTTGGCGGTGGCAACACTCAGGCTCCGGCCGGCGGCGCGACCCAGCAGCCTGCGACCGGCAACGGTGCAACAGCACCGGCTCCGGCGACCACAGGCGAGGCTCCGGCTAGCGGTGCCACGACAACGCAAACGCCTGCAGGCGGCGCCAACGGCAACACGGGATCGCAAGTTCCCAGCGGCCAATAA
- a CDS encoding CTP synthase codes for MARYVFITGGVVSSLGKGIAAAALGALLQARGYRVRLRKLDPYLNVDPGTMSPTQHGEVFVTDDGAETDLDLGHYERFTGRSATKTDNITTGRIYKNIIDKERRGDYLGATVQVIPHVTNEIKNFVTEGNDDYDFVLCEIGGTVGDIEAMPFMEAIRQLGNDLPRGTAVYVHLTLMPYIPAAGELKTKPTQHSVKELQALGIHPDILLVRADREIPEAERRKLSLFCNVRQSAVIQALDVASIYDVPIAYHKEGLDNEVLAAFGIEPAPKPRMEAWEEVADRIRTPEGEVTIAIVGKYTGLKDAYKSLTEALYHGGIANRVKVKLEWIESEVFEKEDPAPYLEKVHGILVPGGFGERGSEGKINAARFARERKVPYFGICFGMQMAVVEAARNLAGIDKASSTEFGPTKEPVVGLMTEWVKGNELQKRSASGDLGGTMRLGAYRASLKTGTKIADIYGTADISERHRHRYEVNVDYKPQLESCGLVFSGMSPDGILPETVEYPDHPWFIGVQYHPELKSRPLDPHPLFASFVEAALEQSRFV; via the coding sequence ATGGCGCGATATGTATTCATCACTGGCGGCGTGGTTTCCTCCCTCGGAAAAGGCATAGCTGCGGCTGCTCTTGGAGCGTTGCTGCAGGCGCGTGGCTACCGGGTGAGACTGCGCAAGCTCGACCCCTACCTCAACGTTGATCCGGGCACCATGAGCCCGACCCAGCACGGCGAGGTGTTCGTCACCGACGACGGCGCCGAGACCGATCTGGATCTCGGCCACTATGAACGCTTCACGGGGCGTTCGGCGACGAAGACCGACAACATCACCACCGGCCGGATCTACAAGAACATCATCGACAAGGAACGTCGCGGCGACTATCTCGGCGCAACCGTTCAGGTGATCCCGCACGTTACTAACGAGATCAAGAACTTCGTTACCGAAGGCAACGATGACTATGATTTCGTGCTGTGCGAGATCGGCGGCACCGTCGGCGACATCGAAGCGATGCCGTTCATGGAGGCGATCCGCCAGCTCGGCAACGATCTGCCGCGCGGCACCGCCGTTTATGTCCACCTGACGCTGATGCCCTACATTCCGGCGGCTGGTGAACTGAAGACCAAGCCGACCCAGCATTCGGTCAAGGAACTGCAGGCGCTCGGCATTCATCCCGACATCCTGCTCGTCCGTGCCGATCGCGAAATTCCCGAGGCCGAACGTCGCAAGCTTTCGCTGTTCTGCAACGTCCGCCAGTCGGCGGTTATCCAGGCGCTCGATGTCGCTTCGATCTACGACGTGCCGATCGCCTACCACAAGGAAGGCCTCGACAACGAAGTGCTTGCCGCCTTCGGCATCGAGCCGGCACCGAAGCCGCGCATGGAAGCGTGGGAAGAAGTTGCCGATCGCATCCGTACGCCGGAAGGCGAAGTCACCATTGCGATCGTCGGCAAGTACACCGGCCTCAAGGACGCCTACAAGTCGCTGACCGAAGCGCTCTATCACGGCGGCATCGCCAACCGGGTCAAGGTCAAGCTCGAGTGGATCGAGTCGGAGGTCTTCGAAAAGGAAGATCCGGCGCCGTATCTCGAAAAGGTACACGGCATCCTGGTTCCCGGCGGCTTCGGCGAGCGTGGCTCCGAGGGCAAGATCAACGCGGCGCGTTTCGCCCGCGAACGCAAGGTGCCGTATTTCGGCATCTGCTTCGGCATGCAGATGGCAGTCGTCGAAGCGGCGCGCAACCTTGCCGGCATCGACAAGGCATCCTCGACCGAGTTCGGCCCGACCAAGGAGCCGGTCGTCGGCCTCATGACCGAATGGGTTAAGGGCAACGAACTTCAGAAGCGCTCGGCTTCCGGCGATCTCGGCGGAACCATGCGCCTTGGCGCCTATCGTGCGTCGCTGAAGACCGGCACGAAGATTGCCGACATCTACGGCACGGCCGATATTTCGGAGCGTCATCGCCACCGCTACGAGGTCAACGTCGATTACAAGCCGCAGCTTGAATCCTGCGGCCTGGTCTTCTCGGGCATGTCGCCTGATGGCATTCTGCCTGAGACCGTCGAGTACCCTGACCATCCGTGGTTCATCGGCGTGCAGTATCACCCGGAGCTGAAATCGCGCCCCCTTGATCCGCACCCGCTGTTTGCGAGCTTCGTCGAAGCGGCGCTGGAACAGTCGCGCTTCGTTTGA
- a CDS encoding DUF418 domain-containing protein codes for MTTQDRINGVDALRGFALLGILLVNIMAFASAFYGLELPDPSFDTGLDRAVHFAVALFFEMKFYLLFSFLFGYSFTLQMRSAEKAGDAFVPRLLRRQAGLWLIGLTHAVLLFHGDILTTYAVLGIALMMLRTRSDASLWRLARLLVISTALAWFALGVAAVLEPPVLERYAIIAAAAATEAAFRGDWQSIIGQHLTELSSVWVILGLLQAPSALAMFLVGLIAGRRQILSRPQENRALFRWLVRLGLFVGLPGAVIYAYTSVQMADSPQAITGLAVGLLTAPFLTGAYVGAMMLFLDSAAGRWLRNLLAPAGRTALSNYLLQSLICALIFHGYGFGLIGHISPLETVSMALVVYAAQLVLSRWWLQRFAYGPLEWLLRLITIWRVPQWRNLASADRR; via the coding sequence ATGACCACCCAAGACCGCATAAACGGGGTCGATGCGCTGCGCGGCTTCGCGCTGCTCGGCATTCTGCTCGTCAACATCATGGCCTTCGCTTCGGCATTTTACGGCCTCGAATTGCCTGACCCATCGTTCGATACCGGCCTAGACCGCGCGGTGCACTTCGCTGTCGCACTGTTCTTCGAAATGAAGTTCTACCTGCTCTTTTCCTTTCTCTTCGGCTACAGCTTCACCTTGCAGATGCGCTCCGCCGAAAAGGCAGGCGACGCCTTCGTGCCGCGACTCTTGCGGCGGCAGGCGGGGCTCTGGCTGATTGGCCTGACGCATGCGGTGCTTTTGTTTCATGGCGACATCCTGACGACCTACGCCGTCCTTGGCATCGCCCTGATGATGTTGCGCACGCGAAGCGATGCCAGCCTCTGGCGTCTCGCTCGCCTGCTGGTGATCAGTACGGCGCTTGCCTGGTTCGCCCTTGGCGTCGCCGCCGTCCTGGAGCCTCCAGTCCTTGAGCGGTACGCCATCATCGCCGCGGCTGCAGCGACGGAAGCGGCCTTTCGGGGCGATTGGCAATCCATCATCGGCCAGCACCTGACGGAACTGTCATCGGTCTGGGTCATCCTCGGCCTGTTGCAGGCGCCATCGGCGCTGGCCATGTTTCTTGTCGGCCTGATTGCCGGACGTCGGCAGATCCTGTCTCGGCCGCAGGAGAACCGCGCCCTGTTCCGTTGGCTTGTTCGCCTCGGCCTTTTCGTCGGCCTGCCTGGCGCCGTCATCTATGCCTATACCAGCGTCCAAATGGCCGATTCGCCTCAGGCGATCACCGGACTTGCCGTCGGGCTGTTGACCGCGCCGTTTCTGACGGGAGCCTATGTCGGCGCGATGATGCTGTTCCTCGATAGTGCCGCTGGACGGTGGCTGCGCAACCTGTTGGCGCCGGCCGGCCGGACCGCGCTTTCCAACTACCTGCTACAGTCGCTCATCTGCGCGCTTATCTTTCATGGCTACGGTTTCGGCTTGATCGGCCATATCTCGCCGCTCGAAACCGTATCGATGGCCCTTGTCGTCTACGCCGCCCAGCTTGTTCTTAGCCGCTGGTGGCTGCAACGCTTCGCCTATGGACCGCTGGAATGGCTGCTGCGCCTCATCACCATTTGGCGCGTGCCGCAATGGCGCAACCTTGCAAGCGCCGATCGGCGGTAG
- a CDS encoding CDP-alcohol phosphatidyltransferase family protein has product MTETGDRRPLASRNTRWAQAIARRLAAMSITPNQISQASMAAAALAGVAFWLTSETQDGLRALLFIAAALFCQMRLLCNLFDGMVAVEGGKGEPDGPFWNEFPDRVADLFIFAGAGYGVGLPALGFAAGAFAVLTAYVRELGRANGAPSDFSGPLAKQHRMAVITLAAVVSAFEGLWLGDGEVLLVALVVVSVGAAVTALRRARRQTAWLKAKAAAN; this is encoded by the coding sequence ATGACAGAAACCGGCGACCGCAGGCCGTTGGCCAGCCGAAACACCCGCTGGGCGCAGGCAATCGCCCGACGCCTCGCCGCGATGTCGATCACGCCCAACCAGATATCGCAGGCAAGCATGGCGGCCGCGGCTCTGGCAGGCGTTGCTTTCTGGCTGACCAGCGAGACCCAGGACGGACTTCGCGCCCTGCTTTTCATCGCGGCGGCCCTGTTCTGCCAGATGCGTCTGCTCTGCAATCTATTTGACGGTATGGTTGCCGTCGAGGGCGGCAAGGGTGAACCGGACGGTCCGTTCTGGAATGAATTTCCCGATCGGGTCGCCGACCTCTTCATTTTCGCCGGCGCCGGCTATGGCGTCGGCCTGCCTGCGCTCGGCTTTGCCGCAGGCGCCTTCGCCGTGCTCACCGCCTATGTCCGCGAACTCGGCCGTGCCAATGGCGCACCGAGCGACTTTTCCGGCCCGTTGGCAAAACAGCACCGCATGGCGGTGATCACGTTGGCGGCCGTCGTTTCGGCTTTTGAAGGGTTGTGGCTCGGCGATGGCGAAGTACTGCTCGTCGCCCTTGTTGTCGTCTCGGTCGGGGCAGCCGTTACGGCATTGCGCCGCGCGCGACGCCAGACCGCCTGGCTGAAGGCCAAAGCCGCAGCAAACTAG
- a CDS encoding phosphatidate cytidylyltransferase — protein MSTTTSDMVTLLLGVGGILLFASSVGYVLQRRLSPDGSNGAIENLNARIKAWWAMVFLIAIAFIAGRVGVLLLFAFCSFAALREFITLINTRRADHWAIAAAFFLALPINYYLLWAEEYGIYAIFIPVYAFLLMPIIAVLRGDTQNFLLRISEVQWALMICVFCASHVPALLTLQIPGYGGRNVLLIAFLVIVVQSSDVLQYVWGKLFGRTKIAPKLSPSKTVEGFVGGVASATLLGASLWWITPFTPIQAGVMSFIITMMGFFGGLVMSAIKRDRGVKDWGHLIEGHGGLIDRLDSVVFSAPIFFHLTRYWWSLT, from the coding sequence ATGAGTACCACGACTTCCGATATGGTCACCCTGCTGCTCGGCGTCGGCGGCATCCTGCTGTTCGCCTCTTCGGTCGGTTACGTACTGCAGCGCAGGCTTTCGCCCGACGGCTCCAATGGAGCGATCGAGAACCTCAACGCCCGCATCAAGGCCTGGTGGGCAATGGTGTTCCTCATTGCCATCGCCTTCATCGCCGGACGTGTCGGGGTGCTGCTGCTTTTCGCCTTCTGCTCATTTGCGGCGCTACGTGAATTCATCACGCTGATCAATACGCGCCGCGCCGACCATTGGGCGATCGCTGCTGCCTTTTTCCTGGCCTTACCGATCAACTATTATCTGCTCTGGGCCGAAGAATACGGCATCTACGCGATCTTCATTCCTGTCTATGCCTTCCTGCTGATGCCGATCATTGCGGTCCTGCGGGGCGATACGCAAAACTTCCTGCTGCGGATTTCCGAAGTCCAATGGGCGTTGATGATCTGCGTGTTTTGCGCCTCGCACGTACCGGCCTTGCTGACGCTGCAGATACCCGGCTACGGGGGGCGCAACGTGTTGTTGATCGCCTTCCTGGTGATCGTCGTGCAATCGAGCGATGTGCTGCAATATGTCTGGGGCAAGCTCTTCGGGCGCACCAAGATCGCGCCGAAGCTCTCGCCGTCGAAGACAGTGGAGGGGTTCGTCGGCGGCGTTGCCAGCGCGACGCTGCTCGGCGCCTCGCTCTGGTGGATCACGCCGTTTACCCCGATCCAGGCCGGGGTGATGTCGTTCATCATCACGATGATGGGCTTCTTCGGCGGGCTGGTGATGTCGGCGATCAAGCGGGATCGCGGCGTCAAGGACTGGGGCCACCTGATCGAAGGCCATGGCGGCTTGATCGACCGGCTGGATTCGGTCGTATTCTCGGCACCGATCTTCTTTCATCTGACGCGATACTGGTGGTCGTTGACATGA
- a CDS encoding lysophospholipid acyltransferase family protein has product MIRDLIAKLASVAIMMFARALTAARALWHETGLPPRQSIYFANHSSHGDFILIWAVLPPWLRDRARPVASAEYWLKSKLTSFIGRDVFNAVLIERDPAARTSDPVEQMATALDEGASLIVFPEGTRNQTEAKLLPFKSGLYHLARKRPDVALVPVWINNLNRVMPKGEFVPIPLICTINFGEPLKVGPDESKEDFIARAQAALLSLAPAQTDNDA; this is encoded by the coding sequence ATGATTCGCGATTTGATTGCCAAGCTCGCTTCGGTCGCCATCATGATGTTTGCCCGCGCACTGACAGCTGCCCGGGCACTCTGGCACGAAACCGGCCTGCCGCCGAGACAGAGCATCTATTTCGCCAACCACTCCAGCCATGGCGATTTCATCCTGATCTGGGCCGTGCTGCCGCCTTGGCTGCGCGACCGCGCCCGCCCGGTTGCCAGCGCCGAATACTGGCTGAAGTCGAAGCTGACATCGTTCATCGGCCGCGACGTCTTCAATGCGGTGCTGATCGAACGCGACCCCGCCGCGCGCACAAGCGACCCGGTCGAACAGATGGCGACGGCTCTGGACGAAGGTGCCTCGCTGATCGTGTTTCCCGAAGGCACGCGCAACCAGACCGAGGCCAAGCTGCTGCCATTCAAGAGCGGGCTCTATCACCTCGCACGCAAGCGGCCGGACGTGGCGCTTGTCCCTGTCTGGATCAACAATCTCAACCGCGTGATGCCGAAGGGCGAGTTCGTTCCGATCCCGCTGATCTGCACGATCAACTTCGGCGAGCCGTTGAAGGTTGGACCAGACGAGAGCAAGGAAGACTTCATCGCCAGGGCGCAAGCAGCACTGCTTTCCCTCGCCCCGGCACAGACGGATAACGACGCATGA
- a CDS encoding VOC family protein, with translation MSLSKRTTRPLDHLVLPVDALEQARRRLNDLGFTVAEDARHPFGTENACVFFSDNTYLEPLAVASREECEMAALDGNAFVARDQAFRFRQGPEGLSAIVLGTEDAATDHMRFRARGISGGEMLEFSRPMRLPDGREGLGSFRLAFAADLRSPDFFLFSCQRVRALPIDRGALERHDNSVLGISEVVLSETNPTDFQYLLQEAVDEREVAAHSFGMDIETTNAKISVLSAAGMEAFFGRSVRSAERGLRGRAVIFRVADLEVTRALFARNDIEFSEMGGRLIVPEMPGQGVIFAFGA, from the coding sequence ATGAGCCTCTCCAAGCGCACCACCCGCCCGCTCGATCATCTCGTGCTACCGGTGGACGCACTTGAACAGGCACGGCGTCGCCTCAATGATCTCGGTTTCACGGTGGCCGAGGATGCTCGCCATCCCTTCGGCACCGAAAACGCCTGCGTCTTCTTCTCCGACAACACTTATCTTGAGCCGCTTGCCGTCGCTTCGCGCGAAGAATGCGAAATGGCAGCCCTGGACGGCAACGCCTTCGTCGCCCGCGACCAGGCTTTCCGATTCCGTCAGGGGCCGGAAGGTCTGTCAGCGATCGTGCTCGGCACTGAAGACGCTGCGACGGATCATATGCGGTTTCGCGCCCGTGGCATCTCGGGCGGCGAGATGTTGGAGTTCTCGCGGCCCATGCGGCTGCCGGATGGCCGGGAAGGGCTTGGCTCCTTCCGGCTGGCCTTTGCCGCCGACCTGCGCTCGCCGGATTTCTTCCTGTTCAGCTGTCAGCGGGTGCGCGCGCTTCCAATCGATCGTGGCGCGCTCGAGCGGCACGACAACAGCGTGCTCGGCATTTCCGAGGTCGTGCTTTCGGAGACGAACCCGACCGATTTCCAGTACCTGCTGCAAGAGGCGGTCGATGAGCGCGAAGTCGCGGCTCACTCCTTCGGCATGGATATCGAGACGACGAACGCCAAGATCTCTGTGCTGAGCGCCGCCGGCATGGAGGCTTTCTTCGGCCGTTCGGTCCGCAGCGCCGAGCGCGGCTTGCGCGGCCGGGCCGTGATCTTCCGCGTCGCGGACCTCGAAGTGACGCGTGCGCTCTTCGCGCGCAACGATATCGAATTTTCAGAAATGGGCGGACGCCTCATTGTCCCCGAAATGCCGGGGCAAGGGGTGATCTTCGCGTTTGGAGCTTGA
- the kdsA gene encoding 3-deoxy-8-phosphooctulonate synthase — protein MMETNARVVVGEGAKQVAFSQRERLSLIAGPCQMESREHAFMMAGKLAELCKSLDIGLVYKSSFDKANRTSLSGKRGIGLDTAMEIFADLKKEFGFPVLTDVHTEEQCAVVAETVDILQIPAFLSRQTDLLVAAAKTGRTINVKKGQFLAPWDMKNVLAKFTESGNPNILLCERGASFGYNTLVSDMRSLPIMASLGAPVVFDATHSVQQPGGQGGSTGGQREFVETLSRAAVAVGIAGLFVETHEEPDNAPSDGPNMVHLKDMPRLLEKLLAFDAVAKG, from the coding sequence ATGATGGAAACGAATGCCAGAGTAGTCGTCGGTGAAGGTGCCAAGCAGGTCGCCTTCTCGCAGAGGGAGCGCCTGTCGCTGATCGCCGGCCCCTGCCAGATGGAAAGCCGCGAGCACGCCTTCATGATGGCGGGAAAGCTTGCCGAACTATGCAAGTCGCTGGATATCGGCCTGGTCTACAAATCGTCCTTCGACAAGGCCAACCGTACATCGCTTTCTGGCAAGCGCGGCATCGGCCTCGACACGGCGATGGAAATCTTTGCCGATCTCAAGAAGGAGTTCGGTTTCCCGGTCCTGACCGATGTGCACACCGAGGAGCAGTGCGCCGTCGTCGCCGAGACCGTCGACATCCTGCAGATCCCGGCCTTCCTGTCGCGCCAGACCGACCTTCTGGTGGCAGCTGCCAAGACTGGCCGCACCATCAACGTCAAGAAGGGCCAGTTCCTGGCGCCTTGGGACATGAAGAACGTGCTCGCCAAATTCACCGAAAGCGGCAATCCCAACATTCTTCTGTGCGAGCGTGGCGCGTCCTTCGGCTACAACACGCTGGTTTCCGATATGCGCTCGCTGCCGATCATGGCCTCGCTCGGCGCGCCCGTCGTCTTTGACGCCACCCACTCGGTGCAGCAGCCGGGCGGGCAGGGCGGTTCGACCGGCGGTCAACGCGAGTTCGTTGAAACGCTGTCGCGTGCAGCCGTCGCTGTCGGCATCGCCGGCCTGTTCGTCGAAACCCACGAGGAACCGGACAACGCTCCTTCCGATGGCCCCAACATGGTGCATCTGAAGGACATGCCGCGGCTGCTCGAAAAGCTGCTGGCCTTCGACGCCGTCGCAAAGGGCTGA
- the eno gene encoding phosphopyruvate hydratase, whose amino-acid sequence MTAIIDIIGREILDSRGNPTVEVDVYLEDGSFGRAAVPSGASTGAHEAVELRDGGTRYLGKGVERAVDAVNGEIFEAIGGLDAENQIQIDKTMIELDGTANKSRLGANAILGVSLAVAKAAAEASGLPLYRYVGGPNAHVLPVPMMNIINGGAHADNPIDFQEFMIVPVGADTMRDAVRMGSEVFHTLKKQLSADGHNTNVGDEGGFAPGLASAPAALDFIMKSIEKAGYKPGEDMIIALDCAATEFFKDGKYVLEGEGRTLEPGAMAEYLAELAAKYPIFSIEDGMAEDDWDGWKAVTDLIGNKCQLVGDDLFVTNSARLRDGIKMGVANSILVKVNQIGSLSETLDAVETAHKARYTAVMSHRSGETEDATIADLAVATNCGQIKTGSLARSDRLAKYNQLIRIEEQLGLQANYAGRSILRG is encoded by the coding sequence ATGACAGCAATCATCGACATCATCGGCCGAGAAATTCTGGACAGCCGCGGCAACCCGACCGTCGAGGTCGACGTCTATCTGGAAGACGGAAGCTTCGGCCGCGCGGCCGTGCCGTCGGGTGCCTCGACCGGTGCGCATGAAGCGGTCGAACTGCGCGATGGTGGAACGCGTTACCTCGGCAAGGGCGTCGAGCGCGCCGTCGACGCCGTCAACGGCGAGATCTTCGAGGCGATCGGTGGCCTCGATGCGGAAAACCAAATCCAGATCGACAAGACGATGATCGAGCTTGACGGCACGGCCAACAAGTCGCGCCTCGGTGCCAATGCCATCCTCGGCGTGTCGCTGGCCGTCGCCAAGGCTGCCGCCGAAGCTTCCGGCCTGCCGCTCTACCGTTACGTCGGCGGCCCGAACGCCCACGTGCTTCCGGTTCCGATGATGAACATCATCAACGGTGGTGCTCATGCCGACAACCCGATCGACTTCCAGGAGTTCATGATCGTTCCGGTCGGTGCCGATACGATGCGTGACGCGGTCCGCATGGGTTCGGAAGTGTTCCACACGCTGAAGAAGCAGCTTTCCGCCGACGGCCACAACACCAATGTCGGCGACGAAGGCGGCTTCGCGCCGGGTCTGGCGTCCGCTCCGGCAGCACTCGACTTCATCATGAAGTCGATCGAGAAGGCTGGCTACAAGCCGGGCGAAGACATGATCATCGCACTCGATTGCGCCGCGACCGAATTCTTCAAGGACGGCAAGTACGTCCTCGAAGGCGAAGGCCGCACGCTTGAGCCGGGTGCAATGGCCGAATACCTGGCGGAACTTGCTGCCAAGTACCCGATCTTCTCGATCGAAGATGGTATGGCGGAAGACGATTGGGACGGCTGGAAGGCTGTGACTGACCTCATCGGCAACAAGTGCCAGCTCGTCGGCGACGACCTGTTCGTCACCAACTCCGCCCGCCTGCGCGATGGCATCAAGATGGGTGTTGCCAACTCGATCCTCGTTAAGGTCAACCAGATCGGCTCGCTGTCGGAAACACTTGACGCTGTCGAAACGGCACACAAGGCACGCTACACCGCCGTCATGTCCCACCGTTCGGGCGAGACCGAGGACGCGACGATCGCCGACCTCGCCGTTGCCACCAACTGCGGCCAGATCAAGACCGGCTCGCTGGCCCGGTCCGACCGGCTCGCAAAGTACAACCAGCTGATCCGCATCGAAGAGCAGCTCGGCCTGCAGGCCAACTACGCCGGCCGCTCGATCCTGCGTGGCTGA
- a CDS encoding FtsB family cell division protein has protein sequence MWTRHHKKRKLGRLVLPLIAVAFLSYFGYHSIHGGYGLKATEQFDRQIVERQARLDELTKRRTTLEKEVQLMSDGSLERDMLDEKARLALNMSRSDEIVIFHRMTN, from the coding sequence ATGTGGACAAGGCATCATAAGAAACGGAAACTGGGCCGACTGGTGCTGCCGCTGATCGCGGTCGCCTTTCTGTCTTATTTCGGCTATCATTCCATTCACGGCGGCTACGGCTTGAAGGCGACGGAGCAATTCGATCGCCAGATCGTTGAGCGGCAGGCACGGCTGGACGAGCTCACAAAGCGGCGAACGACCCTCGAAAAGGAGGTTCAGCTGATGAGCGACGGTTCGCTGGAGCGTGACATGCTGGATGAGAAGGCTCGCCTCGCGCTCAATATGTCGCGCAGCGATGAAATTGTTATTTTCCACCGCATGACGAATTAA
- the pdhA gene encoding pyruvate dehydrogenase (acetyl-transferring) E1 component subunit alpha: protein MAPRKNASVSSRKTAAKPAKKDLSGGNIAEFTKEDELKAYREMLLIRRFEEKAGQLYGMGFIGGFCHLYIGQEAVVVGMQMALKDGDQVITAYRDHGHMLACGMSARGVMAELTGRRSGLSKGKGGSMHMFSKEKHFYGGHGIVGAQVSLGTGLAFANRYRGNDNVSVAYFGDGAANQGQVYESFNMAQLWKLPVIYVIENNRYAMGTSVTRASAQTDFSKRGVSFGIPGFQVDAMDVRAVKAAGDEAVEYCRSGKGPIILEMQTYRYRGHSMSDPAKYRSKDEVQKMRSEHDPIEQVKARLTEKGWASEDELKQIDKDVRDIVADSADFAQADPEPDVSELYTDILL from the coding sequence ATGGCTCCGCGAAAAAACGCGTCCGTCTCCAGCCGTAAGACCGCAGCAAAGCCGGCCAAGAAGGACCTGAGCGGCGGTAATATCGCCGAATTCACCAAAGAAGACGAACTGAAAGCCTACCGCGAAATGCTGCTGATCCGGCGTTTCGAGGAAAAGGCCGGCCAGCTCTATGGCATGGGTTTCATCGGCGGCTTCTGTCATCTCTACATCGGCCAGGAAGCTGTCGTCGTCGGCATGCAGATGGCGCTGAAAGACGGTGACCAGGTCATCACCGCCTACCGTGACCACGGCCACATGCTGGCCTGCGGCATGAGCGCCCGCGGCGTCATGGCCGAACTCACGGGTCGTCGCAGCGGTCTTTCCAAGGGGAAGGGCGGCTCGATGCACATGTTCTCCAAGGAAAAGCATTTTTACGGCGGTCACGGCATCGTCGGTGCCCAGGTGTCGCTCGGCACCGGCCTTGCCTTTGCCAACCGCTATCGCGGCAACGACAATGTCAGCGTCGCCTATTTTGGGGATGGCGCGGCCAACCAGGGCCAGGTCTATGAAAGCTTCAACATGGCGCAGCTGTGGAAGCTTCCGGTGATCTACGTGATCGAGAACAACCGCTACGCCATGGGCACGTCGGTCACCCGCGCATCGGCGCAGACCGATTTTTCGAAGCGCGGTGTCTCCTTCGGCATCCCGGGCTTCCAGGTCGATGCCATGGATGTTCGTGCGGTCAAGGCGGCGGGCGACGAGGCTGTCGAGTATTGCCGTTCGGGCAAGGGCCCGATCATTCTCGAAATGCAGACCTATCGCTACCGCGGCCACTCCATGTCCGACCCGGCGAAGTACCGCTCGAAGGATGAAGTGCAGAAGATGCGGTCGGAACACGATCCGATCGAACAGGTGAAGGCACGTCTGACCGAAAAGGGATGGGCGAGCGAGGACGAGCTGAAGCAGATCGACAAGGACGTCCGCGACATCGTCGCCGACAGCGCCGATTTTGCCCAGGCTGATCCGGAGCCGGATGTATCCGAGCTCTACACCGATATCCTGCTTTGA